In the genome of Luteitalea pratensis, the window CGCCCAGGTCCACGATGGCGTAGGCCGCACGCGGGTCGCCGTCACGCGGCTGACCGACTGACCCTGGATTGACCAGCCAGCGATCCTCGAGGCGAATCGACAGCGTCGTGTGTGTCCAGGTGTCGCCGCTCTCGACCACTGGATGGCCCTCGCCCGATCCGTACGCGCCCTGCACATGGGTGTGCCCGAACAGGCACAACGGGCGGCGTCCCAGCGCCGCGGCATCGCGAATGTCGTCAATCCAGACCAGGTACGCATCCTCGTCGGCCGGCGACCCGTGCCACACCTCCAGCACGTCGTCGACGAGCAGCGGACCGGCTGGCAGGTCGCGCAGGTACGCCAGTTGCGGCTCGGAGAGCGCCCGTGTCGTCCACTCGGCCGCCTCCCGGGCATGGGAGTTGAAGGCCAGGAGGTCCATCACGCCGCAGACGGCCTTGTCGTGGTTGCCGCGGACGACCACGTGAGGCGCAAGCGCCCGGACGCGATCGATGATCGCGCCGGGCTCGGCACCGTAGCCCACGAGGTCACCCAGCACCAGTACGCGATCATAGGTTTCTGGCGGGCAGTCCCGGAGGACTGCGGCCAGAGCCGGGAGGTTGCCGTGAATGTCGCTGATGACGAGGTAGCGCACGCTGTGG includes:
- a CDS encoding metallophosphoesterase family protein; this translates as MRYLVISDIHGNLPALAAVLRDCPPETYDRVLVLGDLVGYGAEPGAIIDRVRALAPHVVVRGNHDKAVCGVMDLLAFNSHAREAAEWTTRALSEPQLAYLRDLPAGPLLVDDVLEVWHGSPADEDAYLVWIDDIRDAAALGRRPLCLFGHTHVQGAYGSGEGHPVVESGDTWTHTTLSIRLEDRWLVNPGSVGQPRDGDPRAAYAIVDLGARKITLRRIAYDVAAEQAAIRAAGLPELLASRLAEGR